DNA from Ignavibacteria bacterium:
TTTGACCCGCCACCAAATGCCCGCACTCTTGGTGACTGCGTGTGATATATTGCATAACTTGGGATGTTCCATGTTCCGGGCATATTCAATGCATCAACAAAATGTCCCTGCTGATTTCCGTTCACTTGCAAAAGCTTTTGGTAAGCAGATTCGGTTGCACCGTAAATATTAAAATCACCACACACAAGATAACAGGAATTTACAGAAAGCTGATTTGTAATTTTTCTTAAGCTGTCAACTTCTGCAGCGCGCTGAAGTTCGTTTGCGCTTCCTTCGCTTGCCTTCAGGTGAACTGCATATATGCGAAGCGTATCCATAGGGTAATTAACGTGAATAATCTTAAATTCGTTTATGTCGCGCAAAGCGGTTTGTATAACCCTGTTGCCGAGAAAAATAAATTTACCGGTTTTAAAAAAAATTCCGTTATCGGTATCGGGTCCGTTTATGAATGTTCCTGCACTCCATTGACTTCCTGTCTGGTTAAGAACGTTGTTTAAAAAATTATCCATGCCTGCCTGTGACTGCATCTCGCCGACTACCAAAACATCGGGATTGGAATTTCTTATAATTGTTCTGAAATACGGATTTCGGGTATTGGCATCCGAACCGGGATAGTTAAGGATGTTGTATGACATAATTCTCACGTTTTCCTGCGAATAGACGCTTCCAACGGTGAAAAAAATCAATAAAATGTAAAAATATTTGCTGTAAAATTTCAAATTTGTTTCTTTTAAAATAGCTTTTAAGATATTAATTTATGGTATCTATATAAACACCAAAATTTGTTTAACATTCCTGTTAAATGAGTAAAGTTACCTCAAACAAAGAATTATATAAAGCTTCTAAAGAGTATGTAAAAAAATATTTAATTTGGAGAAAAAAATTAAGAGATTTTGGAGATTCGTGTCATTATTTGTCAGGTAATGATAATATTATTGGTAGAATAGGAGAGATGATTGTTATGAGATATTATGAAAACAGAGGAATTAAATTAGAAAAACCACCGATAACTAATAATCCAGGTTATGATTTATTTAATAAAAATGAAAAATTATATATTTCAGTTAAAACCATTACCGATGAAAATAAAAGAGGAACTGGATCTGGATTAGGTTTAAATAAGAAGTGGACAGATTTAATTATAGTTGAAATTAATGCAACATTTAAAGTAAATCGAGTATGTATTATATCAAAGGCGGATTTTAAAAGTTACAACAAACGAAAGCATCCTGTTGTTGACAGAAAATTTTTTGATAAAAAAGAACTCAAAAAAATTATTATACCTAGTTTTAAATTAAAAACTTACTTATAGTTTAATGCTCATACCTCCCGATAAGCTTGATGAAATCGCTTCGGCGAATGATATAATTGACGTGATGTCGTCGTATATCCACGTGAAAAAACGCGGAAAGTCGTTTCTTGCGCTGTGTCCGTTTCATCCCGATAAAAATCCTTCGATGAGCATCTCTCAAGAGAAGCAGGTTTATCATTGTTTCTCGTGCGGGGCGAGTGGAAATGTTTTTAAGTTTCTCGAGAACTACGAGAAAATAACTTTTGCTGAAGCGGCGATGAAGCTTGCCGAGCGCGCAGGAATTACAATTCACATAAATAAATCCAAGCCCGACGTATCGAACGAAGTTGCTCTGCAATATGAAATCAATAAACAGGCGGCGAAATATTTTTATCATGTGCTGAAAGGGCTTTCGGGAAGCGAGAGGGAATTTGTTTTTAATTATCTGAAAGAGCGCGGGATAAAAGGACGAACGCTGATAATTTTCGGACTTGGCTTTGCGCATAAGGACTGGAACTCGCTTTATAATCATTTTGCGGAAGATAATATGTTCCGTCCTGAAGATATCGAGGCGGCGGGACTTATTATAAAATCCGAAAAAGAAAATTCGCAGAATAAATTTTATGACCGCTTCAGAGGGAGACTGATGTTTCCGAT
Protein-coding regions in this window:
- a CDS encoding T9SS type A sorting domain-containing protein; its protein translation is MIFFTVGSVYSQENVRIMSYNILNYPGSDANTRNPYFRTIIRNSNPDVLVVGEMQSQAGMDNFLNNVLNQTGSQWSAGTFINGPDTDNGIFFKTGKFIFLGNRVIQTALRDINEFKIIHVNYPMDTLRIYAVHLKASEGSANELQRAAEVDSLRKITNQLSVNSCYLVCGDFNIYGATESAYQKLLQVNGNQQGHFVDALNMPGTWNIPSYAIYHTQSPRVRAFGGGSNGGMDDRFDMILYSNAMATNGRIIYVNNSLTPYGNDGQHYNDSINKRPNLAVADSIADALHYAADHIPVFATFKFGNPMSINPISSTQPEKFNLYQNYPNPFNPATHIKFDLTTNAYVKLTIFDILGRIADVPVNKHLNSGSYEVNWNANNLSSGMYFYKLEVFAQDGMSMKFVQSKSMMLVK